The following coding sequences lie in one Ascaphus truei isolate aAscTru1 unplaced genomic scaffold, aAscTru1.hap1 HAP1_SCAFFOLD_312, whole genome shotgun sequence genomic window:
- the LOC142483248 gene encoding histone H2A type 1-like produces the protein MSGRGKQGGKTRAKAKTRSSRAGLQFPVGRVHRLLRKGNYAQRVGAGAPVYLAAVLEYLTAEILELAGNAARDNKKSRIIPRHLQLAVRNDEELNRLLGGVTIAQGGVLPNIQAVLLPKKTESHKPPKSSK, from the coding sequence ATGTCTGGAAGAGGCAAACAAGGCGGGAAAACTCGCGCTAAGGCCAAGACTCGCTCATCTCGGGCTGGGCTGCAGTTCCCAGTCGGCCGTGTGCACAGGCTGCTTCGGAAGGGAAATTATGCTCAGCGTGTGGGGGCCGGAGCCCCGGTCTATTTGGCCGCAGTGCTGGAGTATCTGACCGCTGAGATCCTGGAGTTGGCCGGTAACGCCGCCCGGGACAATAAGAAGTCCCGCATCATCCCCCGGCACCTGCAGCTCGCTGTGCGGAACGACGAGGAGCTGAACAGGCTGCTCGGAGGGGTCACCATCGCTCAGGGGGGTGTCCTGCCCAACATCCAGGCCGTGCTACTGCCCAAGAAAACCGAGAGCCACAAACCGCCCAAGAGCAGCAAGTGA